One stretch of Carcharodon carcharias isolate sCarCar2 chromosome 20, sCarCar2.pri, whole genome shotgun sequence DNA includes these proteins:
- the bag5 gene encoding BAG family molecular chaperone regulator 5 has product MAMGQQHPSMIRIQEIQKEIHESRRLVVSFSGTQSDREYKRLESTLTKLLFDLDAVDTDGKSDIQHGRKSAVKDVEGLLKELEQIATHPSRLKVEKVFSDAQQLVTNELASAGGLITEEFADRIQEIIFQLTQVKTGGKLSLRKARYRALTRICAVQDIIENCIGRQALSLPLSTDTHPSVPKIDSVLCEVSKARWDVIGLLMNLNALENCAHLSRVLTGLLMQLDAADVTGHSEVRNYRKRVVHEINCLLEHLEIESEGEAAGSYDLAQNQSIKQIEEIRQKTTQLKQQLLQLENVSDLHFKSKAELQSLLTELDKIDIGKNPCIREARRRSVVDVQAVIAYVDLKETLGKRENMEEQLKDEHPSQKAVWQVLSHLSEFQKQVLSFDGDRTDKNYVRLEEMLTKQLLALDAVETQGNDGAKVARKQAVKFAQNILNYLDMKTDEWEY; this is encoded by the coding sequence ATGGCCATGGGTCAACAACATCCTTCCATGAttagaatccaagaaattcagaagGAAATCCATGAATCTAGGCGACTTGTAGTTTCGTTCAGCGGTACACAGTCTGACAGAGAATACAAGCGTCTGGAGAGCACTTTGACCAAGTTGCTGTTTGACTTAGATGCAGTAGATACTGACGGCAAGTCTGATATCCAGCATGGCCGCAAAAGTGCAGTGAAGGATGTGGAGGGACTTCTCAAAGAGCTAGAGCAAATTGCAACTCACCCATCTCGACTGAAGGTGGAAAAGGTCTTCAGTGACGCACAACAGTTGGTTACCAATGAGTTAGCTTCAGCTGGGGGTTTGATAACTGAGGAATTTGCTGATCGCATCCAAGAAATCATATTTCAACTGACGCAGGTAAAAACAGGAGGAAAACTTAGTTTGAGGAAAGCGAGGTATCGAGCTTTGACCAGGATTTGTGCAGTGCAGGACATCATTGAAAACTGTATTGGTCGGCAAGCGTTATCTTTGCCTCTGTCCACAGATACGCATCCTTCTGTTCCCAAGATCGACTCTGTTTTGTGTGAGGTTAGCAAAGCAAGATGGGATGTGATTGGCCTGCTCATGAACCTAAATGCTTTGGAGAACTGTGCACATCTGTCCCGTGTCCTCACAGGGTTGTTGATGCAATTGGATGCTGCAGATGTGACTGGACACTCAGAAGTGAGAAACTACCGGAAACGTGTAGTGCATGAAATCAATTGTTTACTAGAGCACTTGGAGATAGAATCGGAAGGCGAGGCTGCAGGGAGTTATGATTTAGCACAAAATCAATCCATCAAACAGATAGAAGAAATACGCCAGAAGACGACACAATTGAAACAACAGCTGCTGCAATTAGAAAATGTTTCTGATCTCCATTTCAAATCAAAGGCAGAGCTGCAAAGTCTTCTCACCGAATTAGATAAAATAGACATTGGTAAAAATCCATGTATTCGTGAAGCTAGGAGAAGATCCGTAGTTGATGTGCAGGCTGTGATAGCTTATGTTGACCTGAAGGAGACACTTGGAAAAAGAgagaacatggaagaacagcTTAAAGATGAGCATCCTTCACAGAAAGCTGTATGGCAGGTCCTGAGCCATTTGTCAGAATTTCAGAAGCAGGTACTGTCATTTGATGGAGACAGAACAGACAAGAATTACGTGAGACTGGAAGAAATGCTCACAAAGCAACTCCTTGCACTTGATGCAGTGGAAACCCAAGGGAATGATGGTGCGAAGGTTGCCAGAAAACAAGCAGTGAAATTTGCCCAGAATATTCTGAATTATTTAGacatgaaaacagatgaatggGAATACTGA